One part of the Glycine soja cultivar W05 chromosome 11, ASM419377v2, whole genome shotgun sequence genome encodes these proteins:
- the LOC114376076 gene encoding MAR-binding filament-like protein 1 isoform X1 produces MASTFCLLHSPLYQFPSSSSSSSGPIKLRASTTSCLGQQDKEPLCNRRTVLLTSIALLPFRRLKRAPALESPPPPPPPTEETDVKTQEDNQEAEKAPEVDQPSNSFLLLLNGIGIFSSGVLGALYTLAQKEKSTAVATIETMSSKLKEKEELIVSLKKNYELKLLNKREEQAKLLEKAKEEQLALINQLNSANSTINRLGQELKNERSLIEDLKLQIDRLKAELSKTDTDKKDLENNLKEKIDSIGVLQERINLLSVDLKDKEDAVQILNSSQAEKELELKSLKSTYEQTKDDLINVQLQIQGLKDELLKTQEELEAKDSLVIELNSRVSSLTIENNNFRSKCDVMEKEYNDLKFSAVKKAALDSKVLREKEEELHQLKDQFELALGEASKSQIVIADLSQERDDLKEALDNESSKVNHLKQELQVTQENLAKSRNESAELENLLTLSNKLCKELELEVSKLSSELTEVNESLQRNLDDAKHEAEMLASELTTAKEHLKEAQAELQGVSKELTAALEKNDSLQKELVEVYKKAESTAEDLKEQKQLVASLNKDLQALEQQVSKDKESRKSLERDLEEATISLDEMNRNAVILSGELQRANSLVSSLEKEKDVLIKSLTNQRNACKEAQDNIEDAHNLIMKLGKERENLEKKGKKFEEELASAKGEILRLKSRINSSKVAVNNGPVQKDGGEKKVNPSKVAVNNEQAQKDEGENKVTVSARKTVRRRKANPQ; encoded by the exons ATGGCGAGTACCTTCTGCTTACTCCACTCTCCCCTCTATCAATTcccatcttcatcttcttcttcttctgggcCCATAAAATTGCGAGCTTCCACAACATCTTGCTTGGGGCAGCAAGACAAAGAGCCACTCTGCAACAGAAGAACCGTTCTTTTGACCAGCATCGCTCTTCTTCCGTTTCGCCGTTTGAAGCGGGCCCCAGCTCTCGAATCCCCACCTCCACCTCCACCCCCTA CAGAAGAAACCGACGTGAAGACACAAGAGGATAACCAGGAAGCCGAG AAAGCACCTGAAGTGGACCAACCGTCAAATTCCTTTCTGCTTCTCCTGAATGGAATTGGAATATTTTCTTCTGGTGTGTTGGGTGCTCTCTATACACTTGCTCAGAAAGAAAAGTCCACTGCTGTTGCAACAATAGAAACA ATGAGCAGCAAACTGAAGGAAAAGGAAGAACTGATTGTTTCCTTGAAGAAGAACTATGAGTTGAAGTTACTAAACAAGCGGGAGGAACAAGCCAAGCTACTTGAAAAGGCAAAGGAAGAGCAACTGGCACTGATAAACCAACTGAATTCTGCAAACAGTACTATTAACCGCTTGGGGCAGGAGCTTAAAAATGAGAGAAGTTTGATTGAGGACCTGAAACTTCAAATTGACCGACTTAAAGCTGAGCTTTCAAAGACTGATACAGATAAGAAGGATCTTGAaaacaatttgaaagaaaagataGATTCCATTGGTGTTTTACAAGAAAGAATCAATCTGCTGAGTGTGGACCTCAAGGACAAAGAAGATGCTGTTCAGATTCTCAATTCATCCCAAGCAGAAAAGGAGTTGGAATTGAAGAGTTTGAAGTCTACCTATGAGCAAACCAAGGATGACTTAATAAATGTTCAATTGCAGATTCAAGGGTTGAAAGATGAACTACTGAAAACCCAAGAGGAACTAGAAGCTAAAGATTCCTTGGTGATAGAACTAAATTCAAGAGTGAGTTCCTTAACTATTGAGAACAATAATTTTAGGAGTAAATGTGATGTCATGGAGAAGGAATACAATGATCTAAAGTTCAGTGCTGTAAAGAAGGCTGCTTTGGACTCTAAGgttttaagagaaaaagaagaggagCTTCATCAGCTAAAGGATCAGTTTGAACTTGCCCTAGGTGAAGCAAGCAAAAGCCAGATCGTCATTGCTGATTTATCCCAAGAAAGAGATGATTTGAAGGAGGCTCTAGATAATGAATCTAGCAAGGTGAATCATTTGAAGCAAGAACTCCAAGTTACCCAGGAGAATCTTGCAAAATCAAGAAATGAGTCTGCTGAATTGGAAAACCTTCTAACTTTGTCAAACAAACTGTGCAAAGAGCTCGAGCTCGAGGTCTCTAAGCTCTCGTCTGAGCTCACTGAGGTTAATGAATCGCTACAGAGAAACCTTGATGATGCGAAACATGAGGCAGAAATGCTAGCAAGTGAGCTTACAACTGCCAAGGAACACTTGAAGGAAGCACAAGCAGAGCTGCAAGGTGTGTCAAAAGAATTGACAGCTGCTCTTGAAAAGAATGATAGCCTACAAAAAGAATTAGTTGAAGTCTACAAAAAGGCTGAAAGCACAGCAGAGGATTTGAAGGAACAAAAACAGTTAGTTGCTTCTCTGAACAAAGATTTACAAGCATTAGAGCAGCAAGTCTCAAAAGACAAGGAGTCCCGAAAATCTCTTGAGAGGGACCTGGAGGAGGCGACCATATCACTAGATGAAATGAACCGAAATGCGGTGATCCTTTCTGGGGAACTACAGAGAGCTAATTCTCTTGTTTCTAGccttgaaaaagagaaagatgtGCTTATTAAGTCCCTAACCAACCAAAGAAATGCATGCAAAGAGGCCCAAGACAACATTGAAGATGCTCATAACCTTATCATGAAACTTGGCAAAGAAAGAGAGAATTTAGAGAAAAAAGGTAAGAAATTTGAAGAGGAATTGGCTTCTGCCAAGGGTGAGATATTGCGCTTGAAGAGTCGAATCAATTCTTCAAAAGTTGCTGTTAACAATGGCCCAGTGCAGAAAGATGGAGGTGAAAAAAAGGTCAACCCTTCAAAAGTTGCGGTAAACAATGAGCAAGCACAGAAAGATGAAGGTGAAAACAAGGTTACTGTAAGTGCACGGAAGACTGTCAGAAGAAGAAAGGCTAATCCACAATAA
- the LOC114375604 gene encoding serine/threonine-protein kinase D6PKL1-like, producing the protein MEDTTTTEDLTDDLHSLSFTSTTTTTTTAEIKRSTSFSSSTTTTTTTIITPSTSSHFKPHRPLSLSLSDLRFTRRLGSGDMSAVYLAVPKEGNDGAVFAAKVMEKEDLARRNKEGRARTEREILEMLDHPFLPTLYASIHTPKWLCFLTLFCPGGDLHVLRQRFPNKRFLESAVRFYASEVLLALEYLHMLGVIYRDLKPENVLIRSDGHIMLTDFDLSLKCDDSTSTAQIISDQKTLPTVPRNNSHVEPARATSSSCMISNCIVPTASCFNPKRSRKKKQTHFNGPTFVAEPVNVRSMSFVGTHEYLAPEIVSGEGHGSAVDWWTLGIFMFELFYGVTPFKGMDHELTLANVVARALEFPKEPAASAAMKDLISQLLVKDPAKRLGSVMGASAIKQHPFFQGVNWALLRCTPPPFVPPPSSANAVYDDHESCPEIFIDCF; encoded by the exons ATGGAAGACACTACAACAACGGAGGATCTTACCGACGACCTCCATAGCCTCAGCTTcacttccaccaccaccaccaccaccaccgctgAAATCAAACGCAGCACAAGCTTCagctcctccaccaccaccaccaccaccaccataatAACCCCCTCAACCTCCTCCCACTTCAAGCCCCACCGccccctctccctctccctctccgaCCTCCGCTTCACGCGCCGCCTCGGCTCCGGCGACATGAGCGCCGTCTACCTCGCCGTGCCCAAGGAAGGTAACGACGGCGCGGTGTTCGCGGCGAAGGTGATGGAGAAGGAGGACTTGGCGAGAAGGAACAAGGAAGGGAGGGCGAGGACAGAGAGGGAAATTCTTGAAATGTTGGATCATCCTTTTCTTCCCACGCTCTACGCCTCCATCCACACGCCTAAGTGGCTCTGTTTCTTGACGCTGTTCTGCCCCGGCGGTGACTTGCACGTCCTCCGCCAGCGATTCCCCAACAAACGCTTCCTCGAATCCGCCGTCAG ATTTTATGCATCGGAAGTGTTGTTGGCACTTGAATACTTACACATGTTGGGGGTAATCTACCGCGACCTGAAGCCGGAAAACGTGTTAATCCGATCAGATGGCCACATAATGCTCACAGACTTCGACCTTTCCTTAAAATGCGACGATTCCACATCAACGGCACAAATCATCTCCGATCAAAAAACCCTTCCCACAGTCCCACGCAACAATTCCCACGTGGAACCCGCACGTGCCACCTCTTCTTCATGCATGATCTCCAACTGCATAGTCCCAACGGCATCGTGCTTCAACCCAAAACGCAGccgaaaaaagaaacaaacacatTTTAACGGGCCCACCTTCGTGGCCGAACCCGTTAACGTCCGGTCCATGTCGTTCGTGGGGACCCACGAGTACTTGGCGCCGGAGATCGTGTCCGGTGAGGGACATGGTAGCGCCGTGGACTGGTGGACGTTGGGAATATTCATGTTTGAACTGTTTTATGGTGTGACACCATTCAAGGGCATGGACCACGAGCTAACCCTAGCGAACGTTGTGGCTCGGGCCCTCGAGTTCCCGAAGGAACCCGCGGCTTCCGCCGCCATGAAAGACCTTATTTCGCAGCTGCTGGTTAAGGACCCGGCGAAGAGGCTGGGGTCGGTGATGGGGGCTTCGGCCATCAAGCAGCACCCGTTTTTTCAAGGCGTGAATTGGGCGTTGCTGAGGTGTACGCCTCCACCCTTTGTACCCCCTCCTAGTAGTGCGAATGCTGTATATGATGATCATGAAAGTTGTCCTGAGATTTTCATTGACTGTTTTTAA
- the LOC114376076 gene encoding MAR-binding filament-like protein 1 isoform X2 translates to MASTFCLLHSPLYQFPSSSSSSSGPIKLRASTTSCLGQQDKEPLCNRRTVLLTSIALLPFRRLKRAPALESPPPPPPPKETDVKTQEDNQEAEKAPEVDQPSNSFLLLLNGIGIFSSGVLGALYTLAQKEKSTAVATIETMSSKLKEKEELIVSLKKNYELKLLNKREEQAKLLEKAKEEQLALINQLNSANSTINRLGQELKNERSLIEDLKLQIDRLKAELSKTDTDKKDLENNLKEKIDSIGVLQERINLLSVDLKDKEDAVQILNSSQAEKELELKSLKSTYEQTKDDLINVQLQIQGLKDELLKTQEELEAKDSLVIELNSRVSSLTIENNNFRSKCDVMEKEYNDLKFSAVKKAALDSKVLREKEEELHQLKDQFELALGEASKSQIVIADLSQERDDLKEALDNESSKVNHLKQELQVTQENLAKSRNESAELENLLTLSNKLCKELELEVSKLSSELTEVNESLQRNLDDAKHEAEMLASELTTAKEHLKEAQAELQGVSKELTAALEKNDSLQKELVEVYKKAESTAEDLKEQKQLVASLNKDLQALEQQVSKDKESRKSLERDLEEATISLDEMNRNAVILSGELQRANSLVSSLEKEKDVLIKSLTNQRNACKEAQDNIEDAHNLIMKLGKERENLEKKGKKFEEELASAKGEILRLKSRINSSKVAVNNGPVQKDGGEKKVNPSKVAVNNEQAQKDEGENKVTVSARKTVRRRKANPQ, encoded by the exons ATGGCGAGTACCTTCTGCTTACTCCACTCTCCCCTCTATCAATTcccatcttcatcttcttcttcttctgggcCCATAAAATTGCGAGCTTCCACAACATCTTGCTTGGGGCAGCAAGACAAAGAGCCACTCTGCAACAGAAGAACCGTTCTTTTGACCAGCATCGCTCTTCTTCCGTTTCGCCGTTTGAAGCGGGCCCCAGCTCTCGAATCCCCACCTCCACCTCCACCCCCTA AAGAAACCGACGTGAAGACACAAGAGGATAACCAGGAAGCCGAG AAAGCACCTGAAGTGGACCAACCGTCAAATTCCTTTCTGCTTCTCCTGAATGGAATTGGAATATTTTCTTCTGGTGTGTTGGGTGCTCTCTATACACTTGCTCAGAAAGAAAAGTCCACTGCTGTTGCAACAATAGAAACA ATGAGCAGCAAACTGAAGGAAAAGGAAGAACTGATTGTTTCCTTGAAGAAGAACTATGAGTTGAAGTTACTAAACAAGCGGGAGGAACAAGCCAAGCTACTTGAAAAGGCAAAGGAAGAGCAACTGGCACTGATAAACCAACTGAATTCTGCAAACAGTACTATTAACCGCTTGGGGCAGGAGCTTAAAAATGAGAGAAGTTTGATTGAGGACCTGAAACTTCAAATTGACCGACTTAAAGCTGAGCTTTCAAAGACTGATACAGATAAGAAGGATCTTGAaaacaatttgaaagaaaagataGATTCCATTGGTGTTTTACAAGAAAGAATCAATCTGCTGAGTGTGGACCTCAAGGACAAAGAAGATGCTGTTCAGATTCTCAATTCATCCCAAGCAGAAAAGGAGTTGGAATTGAAGAGTTTGAAGTCTACCTATGAGCAAACCAAGGATGACTTAATAAATGTTCAATTGCAGATTCAAGGGTTGAAAGATGAACTACTGAAAACCCAAGAGGAACTAGAAGCTAAAGATTCCTTGGTGATAGAACTAAATTCAAGAGTGAGTTCCTTAACTATTGAGAACAATAATTTTAGGAGTAAATGTGATGTCATGGAGAAGGAATACAATGATCTAAAGTTCAGTGCTGTAAAGAAGGCTGCTTTGGACTCTAAGgttttaagagaaaaagaagaggagCTTCATCAGCTAAAGGATCAGTTTGAACTTGCCCTAGGTGAAGCAAGCAAAAGCCAGATCGTCATTGCTGATTTATCCCAAGAAAGAGATGATTTGAAGGAGGCTCTAGATAATGAATCTAGCAAGGTGAATCATTTGAAGCAAGAACTCCAAGTTACCCAGGAGAATCTTGCAAAATCAAGAAATGAGTCTGCTGAATTGGAAAACCTTCTAACTTTGTCAAACAAACTGTGCAAAGAGCTCGAGCTCGAGGTCTCTAAGCTCTCGTCTGAGCTCACTGAGGTTAATGAATCGCTACAGAGAAACCTTGATGATGCGAAACATGAGGCAGAAATGCTAGCAAGTGAGCTTACAACTGCCAAGGAACACTTGAAGGAAGCACAAGCAGAGCTGCAAGGTGTGTCAAAAGAATTGACAGCTGCTCTTGAAAAGAATGATAGCCTACAAAAAGAATTAGTTGAAGTCTACAAAAAGGCTGAAAGCACAGCAGAGGATTTGAAGGAACAAAAACAGTTAGTTGCTTCTCTGAACAAAGATTTACAAGCATTAGAGCAGCAAGTCTCAAAAGACAAGGAGTCCCGAAAATCTCTTGAGAGGGACCTGGAGGAGGCGACCATATCACTAGATGAAATGAACCGAAATGCGGTGATCCTTTCTGGGGAACTACAGAGAGCTAATTCTCTTGTTTCTAGccttgaaaaagagaaagatgtGCTTATTAAGTCCCTAACCAACCAAAGAAATGCATGCAAAGAGGCCCAAGACAACATTGAAGATGCTCATAACCTTATCATGAAACTTGGCAAAGAAAGAGAGAATTTAGAGAAAAAAGGTAAGAAATTTGAAGAGGAATTGGCTTCTGCCAAGGGTGAGATATTGCGCTTGAAGAGTCGAATCAATTCTTCAAAAGTTGCTGTTAACAATGGCCCAGTGCAGAAAGATGGAGGTGAAAAAAAGGTCAACCCTTCAAAAGTTGCGGTAAACAATGAGCAAGCACAGAAAGATGAAGGTGAAAACAAGGTTACTGTAAGTGCACGGAAGACTGTCAGAAGAAGAAAGGCTAATCCACAATAA
- the LOC114374636 gene encoding histidine-containing phosphotransfer protein 1-like, with product MANINNIAALKLQLYNHIRSMHDEGVVNQQFLQLQVLRQPFRCDIILRLVTTYCNSCKDLFSSLSLQLDQERVNYERLNDLALDFYARTSSIGAEGVRRACASLIEACERKDKNGCSLALYWTKNRFSYLRGRFETLVKMERNIIYLENML from the exons ATGGCCAACATTAACAACATAGCTGCTCTCAAGCTCCAGCTTTACAACCACATCCGCTCCATGCACGATGAG GGAGTTGTCAATCAACAATTCCTTCAGCTTCAAGTCCTGAGGCAACCTTTTCGTTGCGACATCATCCTCAGACTTGTCACCACCTACTGTAATTCCTGCAAGgatctcttttcttctctctctctccaact TGACCAGGAGAGGGTTAATTATGAACGACTTAATGATCTCGCTCTGGATTTCTATGCGAGGACATCCAG CATTGGTGCAGAGGGTGTAAGACGTGCATGTGCTAGCCTTATTGAAGCATGTGAGAGGAAAGATAAGAATGG TTGCTCCCTGGCTTTATACTGGACCAAGAACAGGTTTTCTTATTTGAGAGGCAGATTTGAAACCCTTGTGAAG ATGGAGAGGAATATTATCTATCTTGAGAATATGCTGTGA
- the LOC114376410 gene encoding uncharacterized protein LOC114376410, which translates to MASPSVTDTETKPFSVLFVCLGNICRSPAAEGVFTDLVNESGLNSKFKIDSAGTINYHEGNEADPRMRAASKRRGILITSISRPIKPSDFVDFDLILAMDKQNKEDILEAFNRWKGRHSLPDDSHKKVKLMCSYCKKHDESEVPDPYYGGHQGFEKVLDLLEDACGSLLETILAENKHVQES; encoded by the exons ATGGCTTCACCCTCCGTCACAGACACCGAAACGAAGCCGTTTTCCGTTCTCTTCGTGTGCCTCGGCAACATCTGCAGAAGCCCCGCTGCCGAAGGAGTCTTCACTGACTTAGTCAACGAAAGTGGCCTCAATTCGAAGTTCAAAATCGATTCCGCTGGCACCATCAATTACCACGAG GGAAATGAAGCGGATCCGAGAATGAGGGCAGCTTCAAAGAGGCGTGGGATTCTGATAACTTCTATTTCGAGGCCAATCAAGCCCTCTGATTTCGTTGACTTTGACCTCATTCTTGCGATGGACAAACAGAACAAAG AGGACATATTGGAGGCCTTTAATAGGTGGAAAGGTAGACATTCTCTACCGGATGATTCACATAAAAAG GTTAAGTTGATGTGCTCGTATTGTAAGAAGCATGATGAAAGTGAAGTCCCGGATCCTTATTATGGTGGACATCAAGGGTTTGAGAAG GTGTTGGATTTGCTTGAAGATGCTTGCGGATCATTACTGGAAACCATTTTGGCAGAAAACAAACATGTACAAGAATCCTAA